In a genomic window of Prosthecochloris marina:
- the fusA gene encoding elongation factor G, with protein sequence MARQVGLANVRNIGIMAHIDAGKTTTTERILYYTGRLHRMGEVHDGGATMDWMEQEKERGITITSAATTCFWVPKIGNFEDVKHRINIIDTPGHVDFTVEVERSLRVLDGAVALFCAVGGVEPQSETVWRQANKYNVPRVAYVNKMDRVGANFFEAVKAIKERLGANPVPIQIPIGQGEMFAGVVDLIRMRGIIYDKEDGSTYEEVEIPHDLESEAKHWRINMLEAVSELDETLLEKYLEGEEITEGEVRRVLRQATLDGTIIPALCGSSFKNKGVQFMLDAVIEYLPSPVDVGVVSGHHPSTDQEISREPKDDDPFAGLAFKIATDPFVGKLTFFRVYSGVLKAGSYVLNTVTGKKERIGRLMQMHSNKREERDAVYAGDIAAAVGLKDVKTGDTLCDESKPIVLEKMVFPEPVIQIAIEPKTKADSDKLGVSLAKLAEEDPTFRVSSDEETGQTLIAGMGELHLEVLVDRLKREFKVEANIGQPQVAYRETIRGSVEHEGKFVRQSGGKGQFGLVNIKLEPLEEGEGYEFVDEIKGGAIPKEYIPAVSAGIQDAMKDGVVAGYPVQDVKVTLFDGKYHDVDSSEMAFKIAGSIGFKGAARKANPVLLEPIMKVEVITPEEYLGDVMGDLSSRRGHIEGMGERAGAQFVKAKVPLSEMFGYSTVLRSMTQGRANYTMEFECYNEVPRNIAETLQEKKVADEAG encoded by the coding sequence ATGGCACGGCAAGTAGGTTTAGCGAATGTTAGGAATATCGGTATCATGGCCCATATTGATGCCGGGAAGACGACGACGACAGAGCGGATTTTGTATTACACCGGTCGGCTCCACAGGATGGGTGAGGTTCATGATGGCGGTGCTACCATGGACTGGATGGAGCAGGAGAAGGAGCGTGGTATTACTATTACTTCGGCTGCGACTACCTGTTTTTGGGTGCCGAAAATCGGGAATTTCGAGGATGTGAAGCATCGCATCAATATTATCGATACTCCCGGTCATGTTGATTTTACGGTGGAGGTAGAGCGTTCGCTGAGGGTGCTTGATGGTGCGGTTGCCTTGTTTTGTGCTGTCGGTGGTGTCGAGCCGCAGTCGGAAACGGTCTGGCGCCAGGCCAATAAATATAATGTGCCGAGGGTTGCATATGTCAACAAGATGGATCGTGTCGGCGCAAACTTTTTTGAGGCGGTCAAGGCTATCAAAGAGCGTCTTGGGGCGAATCCTGTTCCGATTCAGATTCCGATCGGCCAGGGCGAGATGTTTGCGGGTGTTGTCGATCTGATCCGTATGAGGGGTATCATCTACGATAAGGAGGATGGTAGTACCTATGAGGAGGTCGAGATACCTCATGATCTCGAGAGCGAAGCCAAGCACTGGCGGATCAATATGCTCGAAGCTGTGTCCGAGCTCGATGAAACGCTTCTCGAAAAATATCTCGAAGGCGAAGAGATTACCGAAGGTGAAGTTCGCAGGGTTCTTCGTCAGGCGACTCTCGACGGGACGATCATTCCTGCTCTGTGCGGTTCATCGTTCAAGAACAAAGGTGTTCAGTTCATGCTCGACGCGGTTATAGAGTATCTTCCTTCCCCGGTCGATGTCGGGGTGGTAAGCGGGCATCATCCTTCAACCGATCAGGAGATCAGTCGTGAGCCGAAAGACGATGATCCGTTTGCCGGTCTTGCCTTTAAGATCGCAACCGATCCGTTCGTCGGAAAATTGACTTTCTTCAGGGTGTATTCGGGTGTGCTCAAAGCCGGCAGTTATGTGTTGAATACCGTGACCGGCAAGAAGGAGCGCATCGGCAGGTTGATGCAGATGCATTCCAACAAAAGGGAGGAGCGGGATGCCGTGTACGCAGGTGATATCGCTGCGGCGGTTGGTTTGAAAGATGTCAAGACTGGTGATACGCTTTGCGATGAAAGCAAGCCTATCGTTCTCGAGAAGATGGTGTTTCCCGAGCCGGTTATTCAGATCGCGATCGAGCCGAAAACAAAGGCCGACTCGGATAAGTTGGGGGTTTCTCTTGCCAAGCTTGCCGAAGAAGATCCGACATTCAGGGTGTCGTCGGATGAAGAAACAGGGCAAACGCTTATAGCCGGTATGGGTGAGCTGCACCTCGAGGTGTTGGTAGACAGGCTCAAGCGTGAGTTCAAGGTCGAGGCCAATATCGGGCAGCCACAGGTGGCTTACCGTGAAACGATCCGTGGTTCGGTTGAGCATGAAGGTAAGTTTGTTCGACAGTCGGGTGGTAAAGGTCAGTTCGGTTTGGTCAATATCAAGCTTGAACCGCTCGAAGAAGGTGAAGGGTACGAATTTGTCGATGAGATCAAGGGTGGAGCCATTCCCAAGGAGTATATTCCGGCGGTGTCGGCTGGTATTCAGGATGCTATGAAGGATGGTGTTGTTGCCGGGTACCCGGTGCAGGATGTCAAGGTGACTCTGTTCGATGGTAAGTACCATGACGTTGACTCATCTGAGATGGCTTTCAAGATTGCCGGATCGATCGGTTTTAAAGGTGCTGCAAGAAAAGCAAATCCTGTTTTGCTCGAGCCTATCATGAAAGTTGAGGTTATTACACCTGAAGAGTATTTGGGTGACGTGATGGGCGATCTTTCGAGCCGTCGGGGACATATCGAAGGTATGGGTGAGCGTGCAGGTGCTCAATTTGTGAAAGCCAAAGTGCCGCTTTCCGAAATGTTCGGTTATTCGACCGTTCTCCGTTCGATGACTCAGGGGAGGGCGAACTATACGATGGAGTTCGAGTGTTACAATGAGGTGCCGAGGAATATTGCTGAAACTCTTCAGGAGAAGAAGGTGGCCGATGAGGCTGGGTAA
- the rpsG gene encoding 30S ribosomal protein S7, which translates to MGKKVVYSGVKPDLRFGDESVSRLINAIMLDGKKNVAAKIVYGAMDIIAEKMKDEEPLEVFRRALSNVAPLVEVRSKRVGGATYQIPMEVQPSRREALAFRWIKQFSARRGGRTMAEKLAAELMDAASEQGASVKKRDEVHRMADANKAFAHFRF; encoded by the coding sequence ATGGGTAAGAAAGTTGTATACAGCGGTGTTAAGCCTGATCTGCGCTTTGGCGATGAGAGTGTGTCGAGGTTGATTAATGCGATTATGCTTGACGGTAAGAAAAACGTTGCGGCGAAAATAGTGTATGGTGCGATGGATATTATCGCGGAAAAAATGAAGGATGAGGAGCCGCTCGAAGTGTTTCGTCGTGCCTTGTCGAATGTCGCGCCGCTTGTAGAGGTGCGCAGCAAGAGAGTGGGTGGGGCAACCTACCAGATTCCGATGGAGGTCCAGCCTTCGAGAAGAGAGGCTTTGGCGTTCCGCTGGATCAAGCAGTTTTCTGCTCGCCGGGGTGGGCGGACCATGGCGGAAAAGCTTGCGGCCGAATTGATGGATGCTGCAAGTGAGCAGGGCGCTTCGGTGAAGAAAAGAGATGAGGTGCATCGTATGGCAGATGCAAACAAGGCTTTTGCACATTTCAGGTTTTAA
- the rpsL gene encoding 30S ribosomal protein S12 yields the protein MPTIQQLIRRGRKTKASKTASPALEKCPQKRGVCTRVYTTTPKKPNSALRKVARVRLSNKIEVTAYIPGEGHNLQEHSIVLIRGGRVKDLPGVRYHIVRGSLDTSGVADRRNARSKYGAKRPKDGAAK from the coding sequence ATGCCGACGATTCAGCAGCTTATCAGACGCGGTAGAAAAACCAAGGCGTCGAAAACAGCGTCACCGGCTCTCGAAAAGTGTCCGCAAAAGCGGGGTGTTTGTACCCGCGTATACACTACGACGCCGAAAAAGCCTAACTCCGCGCTCAGAAAGGTTGCTCGTGTGAGGTTGTCCAACAAGATTGAGGTGACGGCCTACATTCCGGGTGAGGGTCATAATCTGCAGGAGCACTCGATTGTGCTGATCCGCGGTGGAAGAGTCAAGGATCTCCCGGGTGTGCGTTATCATATTGTGAGGGGGTCGCTGGATACTTCCGGTGTTGCCGATCGCAGGAATGCGCGTTCAAAGTATGGTGCCAAACGGCCGAAAGATGGCGCTGCCAAGTAA
- a CDS encoding oligosaccharide flippase family protein gives MKRQVTIAREAGFSFAGFVAGQGMRFLFNLVVAKLMGAEYLGVYALSLAILQIAEVLAVSGLDVGVLRFVSMQAGSFRDRSAFVASALKVSLLYSLPLTLFLVVFSGFLAGLFDGGNLLHLTLICYACSVPFHVLIAVGGHAVQGYEKLRPKIIAGQILVPGGLLLLTVLISAVAGNMPALLFSLPLSSLAGFVWLWLQLHRITGVSVTDVFNAASEKEMVRYARPLMFVALTGMVSHWLDILMLGWYAGAETVGLYQPAVRTAGLMRSVLLAFAGIAAPMFAEMHSRGGMDELEKLFKMVSRWVLMVSMPLAVILLLMPATILNLFGDSFAVAAPVLVVLALAVLIQSGFGLYDTILQMTGYSKICFVNGAAGLAVHIMLNVLLIPQFGMMGAAAALLAVYCLLAVVRAVEVRTLLGIHAFSFPLFKPLVAGIVSGGVLITAKPFLEVLYAPFFLLGGVLLVFAVYLLIIRVMRLEQEELDVILELFSFVKK, from the coding sequence ATGAAGCGACAGGTAACTATAGCCAGAGAAGCAGGGTTCTCTTTCGCAGGATTTGTTGCAGGGCAGGGTATGCGTTTTTTGTTCAACCTTGTGGTTGCAAAGCTGATGGGCGCAGAATATCTGGGAGTCTACGCTCTTTCGCTTGCAATTCTGCAAATTGCCGAGGTACTTGCCGTCAGTGGTCTCGATGTTGGTGTTCTCCGGTTTGTCAGTATGCAGGCCGGTAGTTTCCGGGATCGGTCGGCCTTTGTCGCTTCGGCGCTGAAAGTTTCTCTGCTCTACTCACTTCCTCTTACCCTTTTCCTTGTTGTTTTTTCGGGTTTTCTCGCCGGTCTTTTTGACGGTGGGAACCTGTTGCATCTTACGCTTATCTGCTATGCATGTTCGGTGCCTTTTCATGTCCTTATCGCTGTTGGCGGTCATGCGGTTCAGGGATACGAAAAACTTCGGCCCAAGATTATTGCCGGTCAGATACTTGTCCCCGGCGGACTGCTGCTTCTGACGGTTTTGATCAGCGCTGTTGCCGGAAACATGCCGGCACTGTTGTTTTCCCTGCCTTTATCGTCGCTTGCGGGTTTTGTGTGGTTGTGGTTGCAGCTCCATCGTATTACCGGCGTTTCCGTAACGGATGTGTTCAATGCCGCTTCTGAAAAAGAGATGGTACGATACGCCCGGCCTCTTATGTTCGTAGCCCTGACGGGTATGGTGAGTCACTGGCTGGATATCCTGATGCTTGGGTGGTATGCGGGTGCGGAAACTGTTGGCTTGTATCAACCCGCAGTCAGAACAGCAGGCCTTATGCGTTCTGTTTTACTTGCTTTTGCGGGAATCGCCGCACCGATGTTTGCCGAGATGCACAGTCGTGGAGGGATGGACGAGCTTGAGAAGCTCTTCAAGATGGTTAGCCGATGGGTTTTGATGGTGTCGATGCCCCTTGCCGTTATCCTGCTCTTGATGCCTGCAACCATCTTGAATCTTTTTGGCGACTCTTTTGCCGTTGCAGCACCGGTTCTCGTTGTTCTCGCTCTTGCAGTTCTGATTCAATCCGGTTTCGGTCTGTACGACACCATACTGCAGATGACCGGTTACTCGAAAATATGCTTCGTGAATGGGGCTGCAGGCCTTGCAGTGCACATCATGCTCAATGTGCTGCTCATACCGCAATTCGGCATGATGGGGGCTGCAGCGGCATTGTTGGCGGTCTACTGCCTGCTTGCCGTGGTCAGGGCTGTCGAAGTGCGGACGCTTCTCGGCATTCATGCGTTCAGCTTCCCGTTGTTCAAACCGCTTGTCGCAGGAATTGTATCCGGTGGTGTTCTCATCACAGCGAAACCTTTTCTTGAGGTGCTTTATGCTCCGTTTTTCTTGCTTGGGGGCGTACTGCTTGTTTTTGCAGTATATTTGCTGATTATAAGGGTTATGCGGTTGGAACAGGAAGAGCTGGACGTTATTTTGGAGCTGTTTTCGTTTGTTAAGAAGTAG
- a CDS encoding glycosyltransferase family 2 protein yields MSDSEETVFVIVVNWNNASDTVRCLQSLSSVDYSGMRVMVVDNGSTDGSAGHIWHHFPQHEILELKSNRGFGGGCNAGHKVALEKGARYVVFLNNDTVVDPGFLEPLIAPLRERDELAATVPRIYFMTRPDRIWYAGGEVNLLTGRIAHRGIRQPDGKRFGFPFETAYATGCCLAVRVSDFNDAGGFDPSFSMYAEDVDLSLRMQEGGKKILYVPASKVWHRVSASGGGELGLPRLWKKNRSILRLLVKHRAWSGIFFYLLLAPFRLVQGATAVHDFTRGE; encoded by the coding sequence GTGAGCGATTCAGAGGAAACGGTGTTCGTGATTGTCGTGAACTGGAACAATGCGAGTGATACCGTTCGATGCCTTCAGTCACTTTCTTCGGTAGATTACTCCGGAATGCGTGTCATGGTTGTCGATAACGGGTCAACCGACGGTTCGGCCGGGCATATTTGGCACCATTTTCCTCAACACGAGATTCTTGAACTGAAGAGCAATCGGGGGTTCGGAGGTGGCTGCAATGCAGGCCATAAAGTGGCGCTCGAGAAGGGCGCCCGGTATGTGGTTTTTCTTAACAACGACACTGTTGTTGATCCGGGGTTTCTCGAACCGCTTATCGCTCCGCTACGTGAAAGGGATGAGTTGGCGGCCACGGTGCCCCGCATCTATTTCATGACCAGGCCTGACAGGATCTGGTATGCCGGTGGTGAGGTGAACCTGTTGACCGGGAGAATCGCTCATCGGGGTATCCGTCAGCCGGACGGTAAACGTTTCGGGTTTCCTTTTGAAACCGCTTATGCAACCGGATGTTGCCTTGCGGTGCGGGTAAGTGATTTCAACGATGCAGGAGGGTTTGATCCTTCGTTTTCCATGTATGCCGAGGATGTGGATCTCTCACTCAGGATGCAAGAAGGTGGAAAAAAAATTCTCTACGTTCCGGCTTCAAAGGTCTGGCACCGGGTGAGCGCTTCTGGTGGGGGGGAACTCGGCTTGCCGAGGCTGTGGAAAAAAAACCGGTCGATATTACGATTGCTGGTCAAGCATCGTGCGTGGTCGGGAATTTTTTTTTACCTGTTGCTTGCTCCGTTCAGGCTTGTGCAGGGAGCAACGGCTGTACACGATTTCACACGAGGTGAATAA
- a CDS encoding glycosyltransferase, whose translation MRPLSIAFVSPFFPLKGGIARFSSALHAVLLKRGHKVEAISFKRLYPRLLFRGKTVYEQGVSCKPGNEVFPLLDTLNPLSWVAVARGLRRRKPDVILCAYWFGLFAPLYALIKQVSGRKMIVLMHNFASHETFAGETMLRNLMVASADGIVTLSQHVAHEVRKSYPHVPVRALFHPVYEPVRKMVPKEEARRKLGLGSSESVLLFFGYVRKYKGLDILIESMPEVIRRHPGTQLLVAGEFYYGEKMFRERIDALGIGEQVKVYAEFVSNDRMSLFFSAADVVVLPYREASQSGVVQQAYGFGRPVLVSSTGGLPEAVLDGETGAVVRALDPSAFSEGICDFLDSMKSVCYEEKVREYAKELSWEVFADKIGAFAGEVAG comes from the coding sequence TTGAGACCCCTGAGTATAGCGTTTGTCAGCCCGTTTTTCCCTCTTAAAGGTGGTATTGCCCGTTTCAGTTCGGCACTGCACGCGGTTTTACTCAAGCGGGGGCACAAGGTGGAAGCGATTTCTTTCAAGCGGCTTTACCCGAGGCTGTTGTTTCGGGGAAAAACGGTTTACGAGCAAGGGGTTTCCTGTAAGCCGGGTAATGAGGTCTTTCCCCTTCTCGACACACTCAATCCTTTAAGCTGGGTTGCCGTTGCCCGCGGTTTGAGGCGCCGGAAACCCGATGTCATACTTTGTGCATACTGGTTTGGTTTGTTTGCACCGCTCTATGCATTGATCAAGCAAGTGTCCGGTAGGAAAATGATTGTACTGATGCATAACTTTGCGTCGCATGAGACGTTTGCAGGGGAAACAATGCTCCGTAATCTCATGGTTGCATCGGCTGACGGTATCGTCACTCTTTCACAGCATGTCGCCCATGAGGTGCGGAAATCCTATCCGCATGTTCCGGTCAGGGCCCTGTTTCATCCCGTTTACGAGCCTGTGCGTAAAATGGTTCCGAAAGAAGAGGCTCGAAGGAAACTCGGTCTCGGGAGCAGTGAGTCGGTTCTGCTTTTTTTCGGGTATGTCAGGAAGTACAAAGGGCTCGATATTCTGATCGAGTCGATGCCGGAAGTCATTCGTCGTCATCCCGGAACGCAGCTTCTGGTAGCCGGAGAGTTTTATTATGGCGAGAAGATGTTCAGGGAGCGTATCGATGCCCTTGGTATCGGGGAGCAGGTGAAGGTATATGCGGAGTTTGTTTCAAACGACCGTATGTCTCTGTTTTTCTCTGCAGCAGATGTTGTTGTCTTGCCCTACAGGGAAGCTTCACAATCGGGAGTGGTACAGCAAGCCTACGGGTTCGGTCGTCCGGTACTTGTTTCCAGCACGGGTGGGCTGCCGGAAGCTGTTTTGGATGGTGAGACCGGTGCTGTTGTCAGGGCTCTCGACCCTTCGGCTTTTTCAGAAGGCATCTGTGATTTTCTCGACAGCATGAAAAGCGTTTGCTATGAGGAGAAGGTCAGGGAATATGCAAAAGAACTTTCCTGGGAAGTTTTCGCTGACAAGATAGGTGCTTTTGCCGGGGAGGTGGCCGGGTGA
- a CDS encoding HPr family phosphocarrier protein, with protein MIIQEVIVKNKAGLHTRPAAAVVKIASRFKADFFIEMRGSEVNAKSIIGVMSLAAPKGTKLILKLDGEDEEEAAKQLVDFFEQGFGEQ; from the coding sequence GTGATTATTCAGGAAGTTATCGTTAAAAATAAAGCCGGGTTGCATACCAGACCGGCAGCGGCGGTTGTCAAGATTGCTTCTCGTTTTAAAGCCGACTTTTTTATTGAAATGCGGGGCTCCGAAGTAAATGCCAAATCGATTATCGGGGTTATGAGCCTTGCTGCACCGAAAGGCACAAAACTTATTCTGAAGCTTGACGGCGAGGATGAAGAAGAGGCGGCCAAGCAACTGGTCGATTTTTTTGAGCAGGGCTTTGGTGAGCAATAA
- a CDS encoding N-acetyltransferase: MVSNDITIRTARLADAGAIAGITAFNAGKGVMLERSPENVIENIRNFLVAEHDGRVIGSCAIAFFTLHLAEIRTLAVIDSFKRLGVGSLLVGKAEEVLREEGVTTAFVLTLSPGFFLSLGYREVNKEMFPQKIWRDCTNCPKLMACDEIAMIKELDGEMAG, from the coding sequence ATGGTATCGAACGATATTACCATAAGAACCGCTCGGCTTGCCGATGCGGGAGCAATAGCAGGTATAACCGCTTTCAATGCAGGTAAAGGCGTTATGCTGGAACGCTCTCCTGAAAATGTTATCGAGAATATTCGTAATTTTCTGGTCGCGGAGCACGACGGGAGAGTTATCGGCTCTTGTGCGATCGCTTTTTTCACGCTCCATCTTGCCGAAATTCGTACGCTTGCCGTTATCGACTCTTTTAAGCGGCTTGGAGTGGGCAGCCTGCTGGTTGGCAAGGCTGAAGAAGTGCTCAGGGAAGAAGGGGTTACAACGGCTTTTGTTCTGACGTTGAGTCCGGGTTTTTTTCTCAGTCTGGGATATCGGGAGGTGAACAAGGAGATGTTTCCTCAGAAAATCTGGAGAGACTGCACAAATTGCCCGAAGCTCATGGCCTGTGACGAAATTGCAATGATCAAGGAGCTTGACGGCGAGATGGCTGGATAG
- the obgE gene encoding GTPase ObgE has product MKFVDSAKIYVKAGNGGNGCMSFRREKYVPKGGPDGGDGGRGGHVFLKAHRQMSTLLDFRYRKHYEAQRGVHGQGAKKNGKMGKDIVIPVPCGTVVRNTETGNLIADLTEDGEELLVARGGKGGKGNPHFASSTHQAPRYAEPGGKGESLEIELELKLIADVGLVGFPNAGKSTLISAMSAAKPKIADYPFTTLVPNLGIVQYRNYNSFVMADIPGIIEGAAEGKGLGLQFLKHIERTQVLAVLVSADSEDIAGEYALLLKEMEKFDPQMLHKPRVLLITKMDIVPEGFSCPAFGDDVRVLQVSSITGLGLEELKDALWEKIEPSRDVSQECKTESE; this is encoded by the coding sequence ATGAAATTTGTCGACAGTGCGAAAATATACGTGAAGGCGGGTAACGGCGGTAACGGATGCATGAGCTTTCGGAGAGAGAAATATGTGCCGAAAGGCGGGCCGGATGGTGGTGATGGCGGCCGGGGCGGCCATGTGTTTCTCAAGGCGCACCGCCAGATGTCTACGTTACTCGATTTCCGGTACAGGAAACATTACGAGGCACAACGGGGGGTTCACGGGCAGGGGGCGAAAAAAAACGGAAAGATGGGTAAAGACATTGTGATTCCGGTTCCCTGCGGTACTGTTGTCAGGAATACTGAAACCGGGAATCTGATTGCCGATCTTACCGAAGATGGCGAAGAACTGCTTGTTGCCAGGGGCGGCAAGGGTGGTAAGGGAAATCCTCACTTCGCGTCGTCTACCCATCAAGCGCCGAGGTATGCCGAGCCTGGAGGTAAGGGAGAAAGCCTCGAGATCGAACTCGAACTGAAACTGATTGCCGATGTCGGACTTGTGGGGTTTCCCAATGCGGGGAAATCGACATTGATTTCTGCCATGAGTGCGGCAAAACCGAAAATAGCCGATTATCCGTTTACGACGCTTGTGCCGAACCTTGGCATTGTCCAGTACAGGAATTACAACTCGTTCGTTATGGCGGATATTCCTGGAATCATCGAGGGGGCTGCTGAAGGCAAGGGGCTTGGCCTTCAGTTTCTCAAGCATATCGAACGGACCCAGGTGCTTGCTGTTCTTGTTTCTGCGGATTCCGAGGATATTGCCGGTGAATATGCGCTGCTTCTCAAAGAGATGGAAAAGTTTGATCCGCAGATGCTGCACAAGCCAAGGGTTCTGTTGATCACAAAAATGGATATCGTCCCGGAAGGTTTCAGTTGCCCTGCTTTCGGGGATGATGTACGGGTGCTTCAGGTTTCCAGCATAACCGGTCTGGGCCTTGAAGAGCTGAAGGATGCATTGTGGGAGAAAATCGAACCGTCCCGGGATGTTTCGCAGGAATGTAAAACAGAGTCAGAGTAA
- the xseB gene encoding exodeoxyribonuclease VII small subunit, which translates to MSQKKKATIEELIARLEEITGEMENPDTGIDQSIKLYEEGLKIADACRKRLQDARQKIEVINPESSEKQPEKKQDYGLFSDS; encoded by the coding sequence ATGAGCCAGAAAAAAAAAGCCACCATCGAGGAGCTTATTGCAAGACTCGAAGAGATAACCGGAGAAATGGAAAATCCCGATACAGGCATCGATCAATCAATCAAGCTTTATGAAGAGGGGCTTAAAATCGCGGATGCTTGCAGGAAAAGGCTCCAGGACGCACGGCAGAAAATCGAAGTCATCAACCCTGAATCTTCCGAAAAACAGCCAGAAAAAAAACAGGATTACGGCCTGTTCAGCGATTCCTGA
- the gatB gene encoding Asp-tRNA(Asn)/Glu-tRNA(Gln) amidotransferase subunit GatB produces the protein MSYELVVGLEVHCQLNTNSKAFCGCSTEFGKPANTNVCPVCLALPGALPVLNKRVVEDAVKLGLATDCTIARQSILARKNYFYPDLPKGYQISQYEEPVCSEGMIHVDTDEGRKNIRLVRIHVEEDAGKSIHDIGDDTFIDVNRCGVPLLEIVSYPDIRSAKEASAYLQKLRQIVKYLGISDGNMEEGSLRCDANVSVRLKGAEEYGTRTEIKNMNSFKSVEKAIEYEAQRHIDVLESGGKIVQETRLWDADKQETRSMRGKEFAHDYRYFPDPDLVPVQIDDEMLESMKLELPEFPEARSERFVQEFGIPGYDAGVLTAEREVADYFENVVRCSGDAKAASNWVMGEVLRTLKEKNIPVASFSVSPERLGELIGLIAGGTISNTIAKQVFERMQETADDAKAIVEKEGLAQVSDTAEIEKVVQDIIDANPGQVEQYRSGKTRIFGFFVGQCMKAMKGKANPVVVNEILKRKLEG, from the coding sequence ATGAGTTATGAATTAGTGGTTGGGCTTGAAGTCCATTGTCAGTTGAATACAAACAGCAAAGCTTTTTGCGGGTGCTCCACCGAGTTTGGAAAACCTGCCAATACCAATGTTTGTCCGGTATGTCTTGCGCTTCCGGGAGCTCTTCCTGTGCTGAATAAAAGAGTTGTTGAGGATGCTGTCAAGCTCGGGTTGGCTACTGACTGTACCATTGCGAGGCAATCGATCCTGGCCCGGAAAAATTATTTTTACCCTGACCTGCCCAAGGGATACCAGATTTCACAGTACGAAGAGCCGGTTTGCTCGGAAGGCATGATTCATGTCGATACCGATGAAGGTCGAAAGAACATCAGATTGGTTCGCATCCATGTCGAAGAGGATGCCGGTAAATCCATTCACGATATCGGGGACGATACTTTCATCGATGTCAACCGGTGCGGTGTTCCCCTGCTGGAAATCGTGAGTTACCCTGATATTCGTTCGGCAAAGGAAGCTTCGGCCTATCTTCAGAAGCTGCGTCAGATCGTGAAATATCTCGGTATATCGGATGGCAACATGGAGGAAGGGAGCCTGCGCTGTGACGCCAATGTTTCCGTCCGTTTAAAGGGAGCTGAGGAGTATGGTACGAGAACCGAGATCAAGAACATGAACTCCTTCAAGAGCGTTGAAAAAGCCATCGAGTACGAGGCTCAGCGGCATATTGATGTGCTGGAGAGTGGCGGAAAGATTGTTCAGGAAACCCGTCTCTGGGATGCAGACAAGCAGGAGACCCGTTCCATGCGGGGTAAGGAGTTCGCTCATGATTACCGGTATTTTCCCGATCCGGATCTTGTGCCCGTTCAGATTGACGACGAGATGCTCGAAAGCATGAAACTCGAGTTGCCCGAGTTTCCGGAAGCCCGCTCCGAACGTTTTGTGCAGGAGTTCGGCATTCCCGGTTACGATGCCGGTGTTTTGACTGCTGAAAGGGAGGTGGCAGATTATTTCGAAAATGTTGTCCGTTGCAGCGGTGATGCAAAAGCGGCTTCGAACTGGGTTATGGGTGAGGTTTTACGGACTCTCAAGGAAAAAAATATTCCGGTCGCTTCATTTTCGGTTTCTCCGGAACGCCTGGGAGAACTTATTGGCTTGATTGCCGGTGGAACGATCAGTAATACCATTGCCAAACAGGTTTTCGAGCGTATGCAAGAGACCGCTGACGATGCCAAGGCCATTGTTGAAAAAGAAGGACTCGCCCAGGTTTCGGATACCGCAGAGATTGAAAAAGTTGTTCAGGATATCATCGATGCAAATCCCGGACAGGTAGAGCAGTACAGGAGTGGAAAAACCAGGATTTTCGGTTTTTTTGTGGGTCAGTGTATGAAAGCGATGAAAGGCAAGGCGAATCCTGTTGTTGTCAATGAGATCCTGAAGCGGAAACTCGAGGGGTGA